In one window of Bos javanicus breed banteng chromosome 24, ARS-OSU_banteng_1.0, whole genome shotgun sequence DNA:
- the SERPINB5 gene encoding serpin B5 has protein sequence MEALRLANSAFAVDLYKQLCEKEPADNILFSPICLSTSLSLAQVGAKGDTADEIGQVLHFENVKDVPFGFQTVTSDVNKLSSFYSLKLIKRLYVEKSLNLSTEFISSTKRPYAKEMETVDFKDKLEETKGQINNSIKELTDGHFENILADNSVNDQTKILVVNAAYFVGKWMKKFPESETKECPFRINQTDTKPVQMMNMEATFCMGHIDGVNCKIIELPFQNKHLSMLILLPKDVEDGPTGLEQVEKQLNSETLLQWTNPSMMANAKVKLSIPKFKVEKMIDPKASLENLGLKNIFNEDTSDFSGMSETKGVALSNVIHRVSLEITEDGGDSIEVPGSRILQHKDEFNADHPFIYIIRHNKTRNIVFFGKFCSP, from the exons ATGGAGGCCCTGCGACTGGCAAACTCGGCCTTTGCAGTTGACCTGTACAAACAGCTGTGTGAAAAGGAGCCGGCGGACAACATCCTCTTCTCTCCCATCTGTCTGTCCACCTCTCTGTCACTTGCTCAAGTCGGTGCCAAAGGGGACACAGCAGATGAAATTGGACAG GtccttcattttgaaaatgtcaaaGATGTGCCCTTTGGATTTCAAACAGTAACATCGGATGTCAACAAGCTGAGTTCCTTTTACTCCCTGAAATTAATCAAACGGCTCTACGTAGAAAAATCTCTGAATCTTTCTACA GAGTTCATCAGCTCCACCAAGAGACCCTATGCAAAAGAGATGGAGACCGTTGATTTCAAAGATAAATTGGAAGAAACGAAAGGTCAGATCAACAACTCAATTAAGGAACTCACAGATG GCCACTTTGAGAACATTTTAGCTGACAACAGTGTGAATGACCAGACCAAAATCCTTGTGGTTAATGCTGCCTACTTTGTTGGAAAGTGGATGAAGAAATTTCCTGAGTCAGAAACCAAAGAATGCCCTTTCAGAATCAACCAG ACAGACACCAAACCAGTGCAGATGATGAATATGGAGGCCACGTTCTGTATGGGCCACATCGATGGTGTCAACTGTAAGATCATAGAGCTTCCCTTTCAGAACAAGCACCTGAGCATGCTCATCCTGCTACCCAAGGACGTGGAGGATGGGCCCACGGGCCTGGAGCAG GTTGAAAAACAACTCAACTCAGAGACGCTCCTGCAGTGGACAAATCCCAGCATGATGGCCAATGCCAAAGTCAAACTCTCCATTCCAAAATTTAAGGTGGAAAAGATGATTGATCCCAAGGCTAGTCTGGAAAACTTAGGGCTGAAAAACATCTTTAATGAGGATACCTCTGATTTCTCTGGTATGTCAGAGACGAAGGGAGTGGCCCTCTCAAATGTCATTCACAGAGTGTCCTTAGAAATAACTGAAGATGGTGGGGATTCCATAGAGGTGCCAGGGTCACGGATCCTGCAACACAAGGATGAGTTCAATGCCGACCACCCCTTTATTTATATCATCAGGCACAACAAAACTCGAAACATCGTTTTCTTTGGCAAGTTCTGTTCTCCTTAA